DNA sequence from the Nycticebus coucang isolate mNycCou1 chromosome 23, mNycCou1.pri, whole genome shotgun sequence genome:
atttggccagggtcgggtttgaacctgccaccctcggtatatggggctggcgccctactcactgagccacaggcactacccagccagtttcttttctataaaatcaaGAAATGATAGGAAATATTTCCACAAACATTAAAACCCACCAAAAATGTTATTCCTGCTATGCATTTGAAATGAGATTGAAAGTTTTAATGTGCTAGAGGTATTTTCCTGTAGTAGCCCATGGtcttaatacagtagaaccctcatagttgactacctctctatactgaccacctccttaagttgacctaattttcacagaccagacaagACCACctatacatatcagtacagtaggcctactcctgtgtgttgaccacctccatatgttgaccagtttgttacagttctttgGGTAGTCAGCTTAAAGAGgttcatttgtattttgttttctaggaATTTAACTATTCTATTCTAAAAAAAACTTATCAATAAAGCTATATAGAAAAAACGATgaaatttaacagaaaaagaTAATCTACCACTTATTGTGGTAGGATACATCTATACCTAGTTTTAAAGGTGAGTGAAAGAACCttttaataaaggtaaaagaaCCACATTTTAAGAGAACTATTAAgagaatttgttcagttttttgcAAAGATTTTTCTGATTCTAGTCTGTGAAAAACTTACACTTTAATGGGATTAAAATATTTAAGCCCAttaaaacatttgaatatttaaaaacatttgagaaaaattGAAGTATACAATATAATCCTGAAATAATGtagcaattattttataaaaatctctacatcagcaataacaacaaaaaacttggGATAACAGTAAATAAAAGGAATATGAATTCAGTTAACTCCAAAGCTGAATTCACTTGGACTTGTCCAGAAAGTCCATTTTGTCTTATGTCCCCCAGGTCTAAGTCAAAGGCAGCTGTGAACACAATCATTTGTGtgtttataagaagaaaaaaaaagctatattcCTTTACCTGAGGTAATTGGTAATTAACTTCTATGGTTTATCAATAAATTACAATTCATCAGTTCTTCATGGGAAGGTGTGTCTTGTAAGTTCCCTCTCAGTAAGGAACAGATTTCCACAGCAggcctgcttttctctttaacACTCACCCAGCGGCTATCTGGTTTAAAAAGAAGGAATCTGTGGAAGGGAGGACAAAGCACCAGTGACCttacttttcagttttaataatttgaaattatgaTTCAGAGAACGGTGACTGACACTCTGCTTATCAGAGCACAGTCAACTTTATATCTGTGAATTATCACCAGTCTAGCAAGAGCCATGTGGCAGAGTCAAGTAGATTGTGGCCAGacaaaagattattctgaaataCATATAACtccttgtccatttttttttttatgcttaggGAATATTTCAAGTTTGCAGGAATGAAAAGAAGCAGATGTCTTCTGGAAGAGGATCAAAACTCAATTTTCAAATTTGATGGCCCAAGTGAAGGCATTTTTACTTGGCCTCACATCTACATTATTAGCTAGAACTTTAAAAATGCTAACTTTGTAGCTGGTgccgtggtgggcacctgtggtcccagctacttgggaggctgaagcaggaggattgcttgagcccaagagtttgaggttgctgtgagctttgatgccaaggcactgtaGCCTGTAgtgacagaataaaaaaataaaaaaaaaagctaacttcCCTAGTGGTTCTTCCAAAAAGCGAGTATTCCTTCTCCTCTCTGGATGTCTCATATTGGTTAAATTTTAGGGTTTCTAGAGACTTTGATCACCAGTTCTGCTAAACAAGGTAATATCATCATTGCACCCTGGGGTCAAATGCTCCATGTTCTCCAGTAAAGCATAACTGTTTTCATTGCCATTCAGAGAGAGGACTTCTTTCTTAGCCGTGGACGTCAGCTCGCTCCAGGTAATGTCAGTATTCTTGAAAGCATGTAGAAGGAAGATGCCATTGATAATGGTGAAGAACCCACTCAGGGTCCCAATGACATCTCCAGCCTTCATGCCGTACCACTCCTGGAACAAGATGGCAGAGCAGGTCACCACCATGGATGTGAAGAACACGTAGTAGATGGGAGTCACCAGAGATGTATTGAAGGTGTCCAGTGCCTTGTTGAGATAGTTAATCTGTGTAGCCACTGACAGCACAAGGACAGccagcaaaacaaaaaccagggGATTCTCGTAAACTGGCTTCCATTCCAACAGTTCCTTAATGGCAATTCCTAGACCTTTGACGGAAGAAACTGAAAATGCTCCAATCAAAGAACAGATTGAAATGTAGACCAATATATTGGTCTGTCCTTTCCTGGGAGCCACAATCAAAATCAGCACCAATGAGATCACAATTATGATCACAGCGAAGGAAATAAATCCTGTTAGGAAGGGAAAAGAATCAGACTTCAGAAAATGCTAATCTCACCAATAACATTATGGGGTAGGGCAAGTATTGTCagattaactttttattttcagagacagaaagtagcaAAGATTTGGGTTTGACTATAAGTCTTtttctcacacctgtaatcctagcaccctagaaGGCCGAGGTCGGTGtactgtctgagctcaggagttcaagaccagactgagcaagagcaagacactgcctctgttaaaaatagaaaaactagctggaccttatggcaggtgcctgtagtctcaacttgggagactgaggcaagaggattgcttgagcccaagagtttgagcttgttgtgagctacgaCATAACagtggcactctaaccagggtctTTTACCTCCACCGTCTTCCCCTTCCATTGTGTAGAGGGGAAGAAGGAACATAAATCATCTTTTCAGAAGATTTGTAATGTTCCCTCAAACCATATGGTATCTCACGATCCACAGATAGGCTTGTAGGAAGCCTATTACAGTATTCCTACATATTACAAATATCATTTGATGAGGAGAGAAAGTAGAGCGGATTTAAGTGTTTCTGTAAGTTGAATCACAGACCTGGGTCTCttaatttcatttccatttcataCAAAGAAATGACTTCCTCTTCTTGTGGGGCATGGAGAACCATCACAGTTGACCCCAGTATACTTAATATACAGCCAATTTTCCCATGAATGTTCAagtgctcatttaaaaaataagaagacaatATTGCACTgttgggagagaaaaaaataaaatcaccataGTTCAATGACCTTTGAATCCCATGGCAGCTCTGAAGTCACACTGTGGTACATGACACCTGGTATCCCAATGTGCTGACTTGAATATGCTGTGTGATACTGAAATACATGATTAATCTGAAGCTCAGAATTGATAGTCACTCACATCTGCTTCAATTGCTTTTATAGTTGAAGAGCTGTACTAGCCATTCTACATTTATCCCTATAATCTTCCCATGACTTCCCAGAGGTCTTTCTCAATTCATTTTCAATGTCCTCCATCTTCTTCTGCAAAGCTAAGCAAAATAGAAGATCTTTTATATCTTACTGGCATGATACATTTAGAGCATGTGTGCCCatgaaattttcaaagaaagataTATTCctgaaaaagaatttctttactcagggCTAATATTTAGCTATTTCGTACTACTATAATCACACAGacaataaatatattgaaattacGTGGTGTCCCAAAATTTTTTATacataggaaaaaattaaacaatagaTAACAtggcaaatgaaaataataatagatatctTGGAACGTGTTTGCCACAAGTGGGAGAgaagactttgtgtgtgtgtgtagaaagaggtggTCCACACATGGAGAATACTTtctaaaattctgtaatgaatattttgtaaacaaagatacatttagctataatttctcattttctgtatgacaacttttgggacaccctgtacttCCTTTGTACCTGCCCCTGCCATGATCCTCCCACCTATTCCATGTTGCTCTTAATACTTCAGCTGCCACGGCCTTAGGAAGCTACATGTTGGCACTGGATGGACACCACCCTGCAGCTCCTCCAGTAGGCCTGCTCTGGCTCCTACACACAAGCTTCCTTCCTCTAACACCCAGTATTCCCAGGACTTGAATTATCAGCGCCCATCTGTCCTGACCTGACTAAGATCAATTACCAGGTGCTTTCCTAGACTCGCCCTCACGTGGCCACTTGTAGATTTGCAACCCGGGTGAAAACACTACTGCTGCGAACTATTCAGTGCAGGGACAAGTGTTAAATAAGCTCTGTGTGTGTATTACTTATTCATTTCTCACAAGGATCCTACTAAAAAAGTAAGGGGAAATGGGTAGCCCCAATCATAAGCTTTCTACTAGAGGTTGAtaatgaatggaaaagaaaaagacaaaaaaaacccGAACAGGCAAATGATAGCATAAGACTTCATGGACTGGTTGAACACATTCATTTGGGGATCATCATAAAGACCCAGTCAATAAAAATAGAtccatattttatgaaaaattttccTGATTCTAGTACTAAAATAAACCACACCGTCTCCAAACAGAAGTATCCAGCAGACAGTGCAAGAATTTTAGTGAAAGTTGAAATTTAACCTAagcattgttttttttaagtcctCTGATAATTATGCTCACTTATCACATTGACAACAGAGAGTTAAAAGAAGTCTGGAAATGTGCTCaggtgagagaaaaaaatctgctAGGCTTCACTGAGTCATCACAAATACAACACACAATTACTTTATGTTAGCAGGAAACCAAGCTCACCTTGTCACAggttttctaaataataataacacgACAATCTATTTCCCAGTTCTACTGCTATTTGTTTTGCAGTCTTCTCAAGTTACTActtttgtgatttgttttttaggcaaggaaaaaaaatattgtcccattttacaaatgaggaaactgaggttgaaTGACTTGTCCAAAGCTTGTCAGGGGTCCCAGAAATGATCTGGGGTCTTCTCAGAGTCCAGGCTGGTCTAGacttttcttgttattgtttgGAGATATACTtagtaataaatatatttcttatggtTTAAGTTGACTTTGGTATTCAAAAACCTACAGAATCCAAGTTTATTTTGTGCACATACCTTATGAGAACACTTAGAGCACCCAAGGGAGTGACCAAGGTGGCAGGTGCGAAGGCGTAAGCAGCAAAATTCACAGCCTCTCCTGCTGCCACTAGGATGTAAGCAGAAGCATTGATTTAGAAGTTAGACttatttttaagaagagaaaaacaagtgtCCCTTGGAAACCACTGAGCTTTTATCTCAAAGACACTGAACTATCTAGCTAAAAGGAACAATGCAGTTTATTTTATGGAGGGTAAGAGAGAACTGGTATTAAGGGACACAGATAAACTATAACTCCTAGTGGTACAAACTCAACTAATACAAGGGTGACAGAtgaatgtacattttaaatgatttttaatagggatttcaGTTAATTCAGTACTGAACACATAGCTGGTCACTGTGACAAATCTAGGAGGTAGCTTTGTTAAGTAGAGAATTATTCCATTTGCTCCAGAATACCTACTGCTTTGCAAATGAGCAATGACAACCAAAACCGACTTGCAAAATCAGAACATTTTATAGAGATCCGGCATCTAGGTGGGGCAGCCAGGAATGCCCAGGACAGGTCCAGGAAGTCAGGCCTCTCGGAACTGCACCCGATCTACAGGCAAGTACAGTGTTTCAGTAGCTAACAGCTGTTTTCAAGGCTTCCCGACATGCTCCTGAATGGGGTGTTTTTCTTACCCCAGGAACTCTAGCCTTCCCTGAGATAGTGCAGATCCCGTATCTAGGATGACGGGAATCTTTCCAAGAATGGGGATCTTGCACTGGGGCCAAATCATTCTCACAGATCACAACTGGACACTGGCCCACAGAACGCAGTATTTTCATACCGCCAAACTCCACCAGGCAAACGCTTATTGCAGACAGAGAAAGGAACCCTGGTatactttctccctttctctggtGGCTATGCCACATCCCCCCCAATCTGCAGGAGTCACCAGCATTATGAAAACATCATAAAACAAATCTAAAGTTACAGGACAGAATAATTAGGAAACTGCTCTCATAAAAAgagccatggcagttttcttagAATACTATGCTTCCCTTGAATACTTATTTATATTACTTGTATTCTTATCTTTCTAGATAGCGTTGCAGGAAAATACTGTGACTTTATGATCAAAGTAGCATATGTTTCGTCACTTACCTAATCTCTAATGTATGCTTTTCTCTCTTCAATACTGGCATAAGCTTTTTAACATGTTGAGAATAAAATGGTAAATGTAGCCATATAATACTCTGCTTATATTTTCAGTCTAAAGTGTGggcagaagctgggggagatgcaaggaagacagaaagagagaaaaagagaatcatCCAAACATCTATCTGGAATCTTTCCAGTACAGGCCTTGTCAACTTTTATTCAAATAAAGTAGGAAAATGGATGTTAAAATGCCTTAAAAACTGAAAGGACTATATGCATTTAGACTATTTTTATTCATGATTCTTTTAGATTCTACCACTTATTAAGGAAAAGATACCCAGAGTTCCTTCCTGTAACAGTATCTCACAAATGCCGAAATGTCTTACTTGGTTGGGGAAAATACAGGGACGCTGTAGGACTTCTGCCTGCAGAAGGAGATGATGTTATGAAACTATGCTCTGCGATGCCctttgggggaaggggaaggttcAGGGCTGGGCTTTAAGAATGCTCAGAAGAGTTAGGAGGCTGCAATCAGCAGAGGGGCTGAGGGACAGCATTGCCTTCTATGTGGACATCACAGTAGTATTTAGAAAGTGCTTCGCATCCTACAAAATCTCATTGAATCCCCAAAGCAGGTGTGGGAGGAAGGAGAGTAGAGACATCCTTcatattttctccatttgttcAGTGTCAAGCAGACAGTCCTTTAATTCATCCATGTTTTGGTCTTGGCAATAAAATTGTGCCCATTCTTGAGCAGATACGGAGCTAAACTAGTCATAGATTCAAATTAGGAGCTGGGAAAATACAGGAGAAAAGAACTTTTTTCAATcattatggagaaaaaaatacgAGGAGGAGAAGtttgtgataaaatatatcaaatatcaacttttcctttgcattccaGGACAGTATTAAAAGCATGAGggtgagaaggaaaaataaataacttgtttatgttttattatatatAGTACAGAGACTATATTATAGCCACAGACAAAAATTTAGACTTAAATTCTACCCTTGGCAGGAAGATAAATGAATCAATTTTGAAAGATTTCACATAATCTATTTACCATTTTCCAGTCAAACACCATTTTCAGTATTAAGAACTTACTTGACAATAATCCTGCCCACCAGAGCCATTCCTTCAGATAAGAATGTCCACCATGTCCTaggaaaataccaaaaataaaaatgaagttccaaagaggaagaagaaggtgTGAATAATTGACTTCAATTCTAGAAAAGGAACTATAGGattatagttgaaaaaaaaaatcaagttagtAAATCTTTTAGCTTGCTCATTTCCAAAGATCTTCTAAAGCTTTCTATtatgtcactatgtcaccttagATTTCTAtggaaagtattttttctttgtaagaaattttatttgattAACAGGTTCGCTGTAATTGTGTCAGTCAGAGGTGTGGATATAGACTACCATGAACTCTAAATGCTTTGTTTCAGCCATGCTTAAGTTAAGACCAGAAAATCATAAATCACAAGTTGGTACCTAATGAGGTTACAAAGAAAGGAGCCAGTGGACATAAGAACTTCTGAGATTTTTGGATTTATGAATAAGGAGCATCTAGCAGATGGACTCTGCTCACGCTCTCTGTCTTGCCAGGAGGATGCTGAGTGTCTACCTGTCTCCTAAAAAGAGCAAAAAGCTCTCCtaagagaagcatgaatcctaggtactcaattttgatatgaggacaattaatgacaattaaggatattgggggggggaggaaaaacagaaagagggacggaaggaggggggtgggtccttggtgtgtgtcacactttatgggggcaagacatgattgcaagagggactttacctaacaattgcaatcagtataacctggcttattgtaccctcaatgaatccccaacaattaaaaaaaaaaaaaaaaaaaaaaagctgtcctAAGGATTCAAGGAGTTGCCACAGCCACTACTGTAATCTGTGACCTGAAGTCACTGTTATATGTTTGCTATAGAAAAtggcaaagttaaaaaaaaaaagaaaatggcaaagttTCTCATAATTTCCCTGAATTTGAGTgggaaaagtaaatattttactataattaaaCTAAACAGGATATATAAGCTATGAATATAACTTTGCAAAGAAGTTAGCTATGTTTTCCTTACAAAATTTTCAAATGATTAAAATTACATTACAATACTGGACCTTATATTATTTAGTTGGTGTCTGTTTGGGCACTAACACAATACTTACCTACATATGTTTATTGCTCATTTGGatcttttattttgtgtttcttacTTCCGTGCTTTGCCTTTTTTCTGTTAGGGACcaatctttttcttattgagtaCAGACACTCTTTCTATGTTATGAAACTTAGGTACCTTCTATTATATATTTCATCATCTCCCCCCaatgtatcatttatttttcagtttcagtTAAGGTGTTGCCATATAGAATTTCTTTGGGGGGGGAGGTCCAATCTAGACAATCTCTTCCTTTATACTAAATAGATTCTTCCTTTACCATTATGCTTAGAAAAGCCTTCTTTtaggttgttttaaaaaattatttcattttaaaattaactctAAACTATCCAGAATTTATTTTGCCTAATGGTATTAAGTAGAcctttcatgtttttcttctctaattttttttaattgtctcaaTACTTTCAATCAAATAACTCATCCTCTCTCCACTGGTTTGAAAGGTcactttaaagaaattatatattgggtggtgcccatagcacagtggttatggcaccaacaacatgcaccaagggtggcgggtttgaaccctgcctaggccagctaaatatcaatgacaactgcaatcaaaaaatggctgggcgttggggcaggcacctgtggtcccaactacttgggaggctgaggcaggagaattgcttaagtcccaagagtttgcggttgttgcgagctgtgatggcacagcactctactggaggcgacataatgagactctgtctcaaaaaaaaaaaagaatactattaaaatgaaatttgcactatcacaaattaaaaccatattgttatattaataaaacaatttgATACTGACATTAGAGCAGACTAAATAATACAAGataatttaaaacttacaaaGAGACTGAAGTacatataataaattaatatctaatttttttttttttttttagagacagagtctcatttttcaccttcagtagagtgctgtagcgtcatagctcacaccaacctccagctcttgggcttaggcgattctcttgcctcagcctcccgagtagctgggaccacaggtgctcgccacaacgccccgctatttttttgttgttgttgtggcagtttggccagggacaggtttgaacctgccacccttggtatatggggctggcgccctactcactgagctacaggtgccttgTTTGCACAATTTATAGTCATTTAGTTTTCCATATGgatcttaaaaaaatctttaggtCTTATGATATTATGCTTGATAAAAAATAGAGGATTCATGGATCAGGAAGGATAATCAAAGAGAGCTACTCAGCATCAGAAGTGTCGCCACAGCGCCTCATTCCATTGGTTTTGATTTAtggatttaacaaatatttcttggtATCAAACACTGCTAGAAAAGATTCCCGTTCTTGTGAACTACTATCAATAAACAAGTACACCTGTTGTACACCTTacaacaataaacaataaatatacaaatacaaattattcTGGATTCATTGAAGAAAACTGTTAGTGGAAAGATAGGCAATAACAGGGGCTGGGGGGTCAGGAGATCTGCCTAGAAAGGAAGAGCCTTTCAGGGGCGAGGATACTCAAACTGAAGTCTGAAGGCCGAGTCAGCTGAGTTATGAGCCAGGAGAAGGGAGTTCCAGGTAAAGGGAAAAGACCTTTGGGTGGGAAAGAACTAGGCCTATtccaggaaagagagaaaagtggaTGTGACTCAGCGGAAAGTGTAAGAGGAGGTGGAGAGGTAGGCTGGAGACTGCGGAAGGTGCAGCTGGCTCCATCAAGGAGAATGGGGTAAGATAAATACGGTAGCCTACTGTGGCGTGAGGGCCTCACGTTAGGATTACTTGTGCAGTCAAAAACTTGAACTCCTCAGTTGCCTGTGTTACATACCAGCTCTAGTGAAGCCCTTTTTGGTCAGTCGCAAGAGGCCCTTCTTTTTCAATATGAAGCTGGAGCCAATAAAAACACTGGAACTGACTGCCAGTGCCAAGCCCACGTAAAGGCTGTATTTGTTCTCCACGTTGGCTGAAATGCTCAAGTTGGTTGTGCTGGAATTCGGGTCCGTGGAGAGCACAGGAGGAGCCGGCAGCTGCGACACGTTGGTGATCTCACACCATGCCTGGGAGGAGTTTGCACAGACCAAAGACAGCACGGAGcctggaagaaggaaagaagggaatgtCAGAGAGGAACGGAAACGCTCACACACTCCATGCAAGTAACAGAGCTTGGGGGGATGGTACTGCagcactttattattattattattttttaagagatgaggtctcactctgactcaggctggtttcaaactcatgagctgaggcaacccaccagcctccgcctcccagagtgctagaattacaggcatgagccaccgcgcccgccCCAGCCAGAAACACTTTTCTACTGCATTCAAAAAAGTTCCTAACACGTGGTCCACAGGTCTATAAGGCAGTTTGAATTTGGGTTGCATGGATTgctgaaaatgattttaaattatttagttgtcatcatttaaaaatgagagaTTTCCCATGAAAGTGAGGATTTTTCTTATAAGTTGGAAGATCTGGCAATATTTGGGTCTTTGTTCCAACAAAACAGCAAACTGCTGAACCTGGCTGGTGCTTGACAGTTTATCACAGTCACTCACGTCCATCTCACCCCTTCACATTATTGGCCTGTCTCCTGGAAAGCAGGTTTGGGAGGCTTGAACGTAAAGAGAGGTCTAGAAATGACCACAGCACAGGACATTGTGCATTCCAGAGAACATCTCCTAAAGTGGGTTTAGTTTTCTGTACCACTTTccctgaagaaaataatttttatgactaTTAATTAATTCACCTTCTcctaaataaaacagaatttcataggaaaatgaattaaatatcaGTAGGCTTTTCAAACAATAAAACTGAAATAAGCATGTAAACCAATGAGGCAGACTAATTATCACAAATATACCTTGGAATTTTGAGGCTAAACACAAAATGAAACCATTTCCTACTACACAAGAAATTATTATAATCTGTTCTCTACTTAAAAAGCTACCAACAAGGTGACATTGTGACAAGATGTTCTGTCTTCTCATCATTTCCAGTATAAAAAGGCAAAATCTCCCATTATCAATTACCCTGAACAAAAAAGGGTAAAGGAAAACCAATCAGACagaatttcagaattaaaaaattgattttacattttaaaaatcttaaggcATATGAACAAAAGACAATTTGACTAAATGTTTTAGCAACACAACTTTCATAAATAGATCTATACATTTCTGATGAAGCATTATAAAGCCACCTGAATTTTACCACATACAAAGTTAAAAACCAACCATGAAGTTCAGatctggaaaataataaaataactgaatTCAAAGGTTTCATGactatttcatttatctctgtaATTTGAAAATGAACTGACTTTGTTTCAAAGATACAGAATAAATTCTGAGCCAAACTTTTAAATATTCCAAGGAGAATTCTATTATTTCTGGGATTTTCTATAAAATTGGGCAATTTTCAGGCAGGTTGTTTTTATATGAACTGCTGCAATTTTTTACACAAGCTAGTCCTTAGCAATCTGTTCCACACATTGTTCATTTCATCTAAGCCCCAAGAATGGAAAATGgttgtgtatatttttgttaGTAAGAATTTTGATTACGTTCACCCCTGAGAAAACATCTGACCTAACTTTCCAGCGAATTCCACGGCTGCATTCATGGTCATTTACTACGCAGTTAACATAACCATTCCAAAACTTCATTGCTGAAATTGGTGTGGGTGGGTCTCATTCCAGTCAAACAATGTTCCTTCTAAGCTGTTGACATAGCAAAATGTTCCCAACATTGCAGGGGTGTGGGGACAGAGAATGATAAGGGGGTGCAAATAGTCTCAGTTGCACTTTGCAAGTTCTCGAGGTAAGTGGCAGACATGAATCCTCCAAGTTTTATggcaggaaaataataaaaatcttgtcTGGGTACTGACCTTAGAGCTTaaattgttttcatgttttgGGAACCTGTTAGGGTGGGAATCTACAGCAGATATGACTGAAGGATGGAGGGCAGGAACCGTGGTTTGGGGGTTCGGTGAGGCCTAGAGGAGAAGGCGAGAGATGGGTGTGTGGGCAGAGACTTTGAAGTATTTTTTGAAGAATCAAAGATATCTGAAATCAGAGTTGACTTCTCAACATCTGAGTAAGCAGAATAATTATCCAGGGACTTTAATCCAGGCTTTATTCAACATAGGAAAAAATCTATTATATTCATCATTCTTCATTTAAACAGACACTGTCAATAGGCTTCTCAAGGGAATGTAGCAATTTATTATACTCCACTCCCGCCAGCAGGAAACATTAGTTACTTCTTTGATGTTATTAGTTGTTCTAAATATagaataatatttaagaaatatatatcaatttgaaagaaaaacaattcatgGTACACCAATGTATCAGCTACCTaattaaagaagtaaaatattatcTCTCAGAGGGAACAActatcttgattttctttttataaaaatataatcatacaGAATATATTCTTTGGTGACTTGCTTTTGAGATTTACCAGTGTTGGAACACGTGGCTGCAGGGCTGGTTTCTCCTACTGTGCTGTAGAATTCCACTGTGTAACTATTCCACAACTGAATAGTTGTGTTTTATAGTCTGTGGACATACAGGTAATTTGCAGTGTTTTTGCTCTTACATACAGTACTGCTAATGTTCTCATGTTATGTGAAACCATATGAAATAgatgatatttgaaaatatttgtccCTACAAAATTAATAGTGTTACATGGTTCAACTTAATATTTTCTTGTTGTATAGGTGTTATAGTTTACacacatacttttaaaatttaaaaacagttaaATATTCTCTAGATTATATACCTTCTTCTACCTTAAGCTCTTACTGCTATCTCTAATCACGGGCAAGGTGAATAATCGCTCttggtttcagtttcctcatctgtaaattaagAGAGTTTAACGCAGTGGTTCTGAAGTTTGAGCACAGTCTTTGTTCCCAGAATTGTTAACAATCCTGGGGGCCCATAACCATTACAATGCACCAGTTCTAAACTCATAGGCACTGGTAGCTggaagacattttaaagaaatgcatGCCAAGATTTTAAGTGACTCTGATCAAAGTTATGTCACTGCCAAAACTAGAGCCAAGTAACTCAATTCCCAGGTCAGTATcctatttcagaaaaataaaacataaagtacAAGTAAAGCAGGTTGAAAAATA
Encoded proteins:
- the NIPAL1 gene encoding magnesium transporter NIPA3 translates to MGGQMRLPPGQPCREGSVLSLVCANSSQAWCEITNVSQLPAPPVLSTDPNSSTTNLSISANVENKYSLYVGLALAVSSSVFIGSSFILKKKGLLRLTKKGFTRAGHGGHSYLKEWLWWAGLLSMAAGEAVNFAAYAFAPATLVTPLGALSVLISAILSSYFLNEHLNIHGKIGCILSILGSTVMVLHAPQEEEVISLYEMEMKLRDPGFISFAVIIIVISLVLILIVAPRKGQTNILVYISICSLIGAFSVSSVKGLGIAIKELLEWKPVYENPLVFVLLAVLVLSVATQINYLNKALDTFNTSLVTPIYYVFFTSMVVTCSAILFQEWYGMKAGDVIGTLSGFFTIINGIFLLHAFKNTDITWSELTSTAKKEVLSLNGNENSYALLENMEHLTPGCNDDITLFSRTGDQSL